In one Lolium rigidum isolate FL_2022 chromosome 3, APGP_CSIRO_Lrig_0.1, whole genome shotgun sequence genomic region, the following are encoded:
- the LOC124694759 gene encoding amino acid transporter ANT1-like has product MAAEPAKGEAAPLLAREDSKGRGGAARGGATWAQTLGNVVVSIVGTGVLGLPYAFRAAGWVAGSIGVAAAGFATLYCMLLLVDCRDKLQKEETEEPCDVHYTYGDLGDKCFGTVGRCLTEILILVSQAGGSVAYLVFIGENLHSMFSQSMSSAGFIFAVLLPVQIALSFIRSLSSLSPFSIFADVCNVLAMAMVIRKDLQLIDHPFANRSAFNGVTAIPFAFGVAVFCFEGFSMTLALESSMAERRKFRWVLSQAVVGIIFVYSCFGICGYLAYGEATMDIITLNLPNSWSSAAVKVGLCIALAFTFPVMMHPIHEIVEDRFRSSGCFQKLSNSVPGAEWLGLHSSRIFTVTILAVVASFVPEFGSFVSFVGSTMCALLSFVLPTLFHLNIVGSSMSLWQRVLDYSFLIFGLGFAGYGVFTTLVTLTD; this is encoded by the exons ATGGCGGCTGAGCCGGCCAAGGGCGAGGCAGCGCCGCTGCTGGCGCGGGAGGATTCCAAGGGGCGTGGAGGTGCAGCCAGGGGAGGAGCGACGTGGGCGCAGACGCTGGGCAACGTCGTCGTCTCCATCGTCGGCACGGGGGTGCTCGGCCTGCCCTACGCCTTCCGCGCCGCCGGCTGGGTCGCGGGATCCAtcggcgtcgccgccgccggcttcGCCACGCTCTACTGCATGCTCCTCCTC GTGGACTGTAGAGATAAATTGCAAAAGGAAGAAACTGAGGAACCATGTGATGTTCACTATACATATGGAGATTTGGGTGACAAGTGCTTTGGGACTGTAGGCCGATGCTTGACAGAGATTCTTATCCTTGTTTCGCAAGCTGGTGGATCTGTAGCTTACCTAGTATTCATTGGCGAAAATCTCCATTCCATGTTTAGCCAGTCGATGTCATCAGCTGGCTTCATCTTCGCCGTCCTCCTGCCTGTGCAAATTGCATTATCCTTCATCCGTTCACTGTCTTCTCTTTCACCATTCAGTATATTTGCTGATGTATGCAATGTCCTAGCGATGGCAATGGTTATCAGAAAAGATCTTCAACTAATTGATCATCCATTTGCAAATAGAAGTGCTTTTAATGGAGTTACGGCGATACCTTTTGCTTTTGGGGTTGCAGTCTTCTGCTTTGAAGGATTCAGCATGACATTGGCACTAGAATCATCAATGGCGGAACGGAGAAAGTTTCGTTGGGTACTTTCTCAAGCAGTTGTGGGCATCATATTTGTGTATTCATGTTTTGGAATATGTGGGTATTTGGCCTATGGTGAGGCTACTATGGACATCATAACACTTAATCTTCCAAATAGTTGGTCATCTGCCGCAGTTAAG GTTGGCCTATGCATTGCACTAGCATTCACATTCCCTGTTATGATGCACCCAATCCACGAGATAGTGGAGGATAGGTTCAGATCAAGTGGATGCTTCCAGAAGCTTTCCAACAGTGTTCCTGGTGCTGAATGGCTAGGCCTGCACTCGAGCCGCATCTTCACAGTGACCATCCTCGCTGTGGTGGCATCCTTCGTACCTGAATTCGGATCATTTGTCTCCTTTGTAGGGAGCACAATGTGTGCTCTGCTCTCCTTTGTGCTGCCTACCTTGTTCCACCTCAACATCGTTGGCTCGTCAATGAGCCTGTGGCAAAGGGTGTTGGACTACAGTTTCCTTATCTTTGGCCTGGGTTTTGCTGGCTATGGAGTCTTCACTACTCTCGTCACACTGACAGATTAA
- the LOC124695885 gene encoding uncharacterized protein LOC124695885, with product MASGLVPDIWQWIRSLPKQWRAKESHSLQICTSPSTNQSLNLVVMSRQSETETRSFSLCFSICDDHDQVSLWSPKPKPANYTTDDVATQLLVEIICGVLRYGPYCSSRAILMLPNVQMSEDSGRMLSLSVLMLAFLVCVYEAPSTLRREFIGTITARLTQHGHEMRHAARELMLAMGSSLEEQWMRSVNLGVTNWVMEALRSGTAPAPPPRFAVFSYALSASRLWKVQLYCPVVAMTMEHHPSSHHHQQQQLAKDERLLFSLNYQQLESVIQFVYRVAFKENWIDVAVNVDNIRCDVIQLVSETLMARQGYGSDEKHFPSRISLQLTPLAQSDILSLTVSRSTDNPVQEVGADKGIDTTFGAAPASIGISLSAHETVTRSMKPWKFEHSVHGNTASLSWFLHGDGGGGREVFSSEPPKLELFQPRSWFRNRYTSPSRPFTRNGGVIFAGDEYGEAVCWRMGTAAAGKTMEWEIKGRIWVTYWPNKKRTLHTETRRVEFRELLHLNIGE from the exons ATGGCTTCTGGCTTGGTTCCTGACATTTGGCAGTGGATCCGGAGCCTCCCCAAGCAATGGAGAGCAAAGGAATCCCACTCTCTCCAGATATGCACTTCACCATCCACAAACCAATCTCTGAACCTTGTGGTGATGAGTAGGCAATCTGAAACCGAAACCCGTTCGTTCAGTTTGTGTTTCTCCATCTGTGATGATCATGATCAAGTCTCACTATGGAGCCCCAAGCCGAAACCTGCAAATTATACCACAGACGACGTCGCTACCCAGTTGTTGGTCGAGATCATATGTGGGGTGCTCAGGTATGGGCCATACTGTAGCAGCAGGGCAATCTTGATGCTGCCAAATGTGCAGATGTCTGAAGATTCAGGCAGGATGTTGAGCCTGTCGGTCCTGATGCTGGCATTCCTGGTCTGCGTGTACGAGGCTCCGTCCACGCTCCGCAGAGAGTTCATCGGCACCATCACCGCGCGGCTGACCCAGCACGGCCACGAGATGCGTCACGCGGCGAGGGAGCTGATGCTGGCCATGGGGTCCAGCCTGGAGGAGCAATGGATGCGGTCGGTGAACCTGGGCGTCACCAACTGGGTTATGGAGGCTCTCCGGTCAGGCACGGCGCCGGCGCCACCGCCGCGTTTCGCGGTCTTCTCCTACGCTCTGTCGGCGAGCAGGCTGTGGAAGGTGCAGCTGTACTGCCCGGTGGTGGCCATGACCATGGAGCACCACCCGTCGTCCCATCACCACCAACAGCAGCAGCTGGCCAAAGACGAGAGGCTGCTCTTCTCGCTCAACTACCAGCAGCTGGAGAGCGTCATCCAGTTCGTTTACAGAGTCGCCTTCAAGGAGAACTGGATAGATGTCGCCGTTAACGTCGACAACATCAG GTGTGACGTGATCCAGCTGGTGTCCGAGACTCTCATGGCGAGGCAGGGGTACGGCTCTGACGAGAAGCACTTCCCGTCGCGCATATCACTGCAGCTGACTCCCCTAGCGCAGTCGGACATCCTCTCGCTGACCGTGAGCAGGTCGACGGACAATCCCGTCCAGGAGGTCGGCGCCGACAAGGGCATCGACACGACGTTCGGCGCCGCGCCGGCGTCGATCGGCATCAGCTTGTCGGCACACGAGACGGTGACGAGGAGCATGAAGCCCTGGAAGTTCGAGCACTCGGTGCATGGCAACACGGCGTCTCTCAGCTGGTTCCtccacggcgacggcggcgggggcaGGGAGGTCTTCTCCAGCGAGCCGCCAAAGCTGGAGCTCTTCCAGCCGAGGTCGTGGTTCAGGAACAGGTACACCAGTCCCAGCAGGCCCTTCACGAGGAACGGCGGAGTGATCTTCGCCGGCGACGAGTACGGGGAGGCCGTGTGCTGGAGGATGGGCACGGCGGCCGCCGGCAAGACCATGGAGTGGGAGATCAAGGGGAGGATATGGGTCACCTACTGGCCCAATAAGAAGAGGACGCTGCATACCGAGACTAGGAGGGTGGAGTTCAGAGAGCTGCTGCATCTAAACATTGGAGAgtag